A part of bacterium HR17 genomic DNA contains:
- the metE_1 gene encoding 5-methyltetrahydropteroyltriglutamate--homocysteine methyltransferase, giving the protein MATTVELPILPVTSVGSFPKPAYLQQARIQFRRGEISYAQLHELELKATREVIALQEEVGADLLVHGEMERGDMVEFFADLLDGFGRKGLVRSYGNRYYFKPVITGDIKRTRPMTVEMWQFAQSLTKKPVKGMLTGAYTIYDWSFDEHYDPYDKDRKGRREAVLALAHAINEEAHDLRKAGALFIQIDEPAVPTHPEDIEIAHEAMVVMTKGLEAFIVSHMCYGDLRPIYPRLIQFPVHQFDWEFTNNADKLYPLIERFGYPADKFIGLGVVDVHSRHIESVDEVEQRIRQALKYLRPEQIFPDPDCGLKTRTWDEAKAKMAVIVEAAKRIRNELVAQGGPTKLRFSFDGGVRVEALR; this is encoded by the coding sequence GTGGCGACAACAGTTGAGTTGCCTATTTTGCCTGTCACCAGTGTCGGAAGTTTCCCGAAGCCGGCTTATTTGCAGCAAGCCCGCATCCAATTTCGGCGGGGCGAAATCAGCTACGCCCAATTGCACGAGTTGGAACTGAAAGCGACCCGCGAGGTCATTGCGCTGCAAGAAGAGGTGGGCGCCGACTTGCTCGTGCACGGCGAGATGGAGCGGGGCGACATGGTGGAATTTTTCGCCGACTTGCTGGACGGGTTTGGACGCAAAGGTTTGGTGCGCAGTTATGGCAACCGCTATTACTTCAAACCCGTCATCACAGGCGACATCAAACGCACCCGACCGATGACCGTTGAGATGTGGCAGTTTGCTCAATCGTTGACGAAAAAACCCGTCAAGGGGATGCTGACAGGCGCCTACACGATTTACGACTGGAGTTTTGACGAACACTATGACCCCTACGACAAAGACCGCAAAGGACGGCGTGAAGCGGTTTTGGCGCTGGCGCACGCCATCAACGAGGAAGCCCACGACCTGCGCAAAGCGGGTGCGTTGTTCATCCAAATTGATGAGCCCGCCGTCCCGACGCACCCTGAGGACATTGAAATTGCCCACGAGGCAATGGTGGTCATGACGAAAGGGTTAGAAGCGTTCATCGTTAGCCACATGTGCTACGGCGACTTGCGCCCGATTTATCCCCGGCTTATTCAATTTCCCGTGCACCAGTTTGACTGGGAGTTCACGAACAATGCCGACAAACTTTACCCGCTCATTGAGCGGTTCGGCTACCCTGCCGATAAGTTCATCGGGTTGGGCGTCGTGGATGTGCATAGCCGGCACATTGAGAGTGTGGACGAAGTAGAGCAGCGCATCCGTCAAGCCCTGAAGTATCTACGCCCCGAACAAATCTTTCCCGACCCTGACTGCGGCTTGAAGACCCGCACTTGGGACGAGGCGAAAGCCAAGATGGCGGTCATCGTGGAAGCGGCAAAACGCATCCGCAACGAACTGGTGGCGCAAGGCGGTCCGACCAAATTGCGGTTTTCGTTTGACGGCGGGGTGCGCGTGGAAGCCCTGCGCTGA